In Candidatus Margulisiibacteriota bacterium, one genomic interval encodes:
- a CDS encoding PDDEXK nuclease domain-containing protein has product MNNYHNLIDSIGTLLRQARQKAFQQVNNLIVKTYWEIGRHIVIYEQGRREKAEYGSKLLDKIACDLKGRYGKGFSRSNVIYMRLLYLKYPKSQTLSDQLSWSHYIELLGVSDDLARSFYGKECLANHWSVRELERQVNSMLFERLALSKDKKGVLALAAKGHKIEKAEDVVKNPYVLEFLGLPEDYRYSEKELEQKVIDNMQNFLLELGKGFTFVARQYRLTLDNKHFYVDLVFYHRLLKCFVLIDLKLGTITHQDIGQMNMYLNYFKKEEMAEDDNEPIGIVLGAGKKHISVEYALGGLSNKLFASKYQLSLPDKHLLQKAVENIVRISDIRI; this is encoded by the coding sequence ATGAACAATTACCATAACCTAATAGATTCAATTGGGACGCTTTTGCGTCAGGCGCGCCAAAAAGCGTTCCAACAGGTCAATAACTTAATCGTGAAAACTTATTGGGAAATTGGCAGGCATATAGTTATTTATGAACAGGGTCGCAGGGAGAAGGCCGAATATGGCTCAAAATTGCTGGACAAGATCGCTTGCGACCTAAAGGGAAGATATGGGAAAGGTTTTAGCCGAAGCAACGTCATATATATGAGGTTGTTGTATCTTAAATACCCAAAAAGTCAGACACTGTCTGACCAATTGAGCTGGAGTCATTATATTGAACTGTTGGGAGTTTCCGATGATCTGGCTCGCTCTTTTTATGGCAAAGAATGCCTGGCGAACCACTGGAGCGTAAGGGAGCTGGAAAGACAGGTCAATTCCATGCTTTTTGAGCGGCTTGCCCTAAGCAAAGACAAAAAAGGGGTGCTGGCGCTGGCCGCGAAAGGCCACAAAATAGAGAAAGCCGAGGATGTGGTCAAAAATCCATATGTCCTGGAATTTCTGGGTCTACCGGAAGATTATCGTTACTCTGAAAAAGAGCTTGAACAAAAAGTCATCGATAATATGCAAAACTTCCTGCTGGAATTGGGCAAAGGATTCACCTTTGTCGCGCGGCAGTATCGCCTGACACTGGATAACAAACATTTTTACGTTGATCTCGTTTTTTATCATAGACTGCTTAAATGTTTTGTTCTGATCGATCTTAAACTTGGGACGATAACCCATCAGGATATCGGCCAAATGAACATGTATTTAAATTATTTCAAGAAAGAAGAGATGGCCGAAGACGATAATGAGCCGATCGGCATCGTTTTAGGCGCCGGGAAGAAACATATTTCGGTTGAATATGCTTTAGGCGGGCTTTCCAACAAACTTTTTGCTTCAAAATACCAGCTCTCGCTGCCCGATAAACACCTGCTGCAAAAAGCAGTCGAAAATATTGTTCGGATTTCGGACATTCGGATTTAG